In a single window of the Erinaceus europaeus chromosome 21, mEriEur2.1, whole genome shotgun sequence genome:
- the CAMK1 gene encoding calcium/calmodulin-dependent protein kinase type 1 isoform X1 produces the protein MPGAMEGPSWKQAEDIRDMYDFRDVLGTGAFSEVILAEDKRTQKLVAIKCIAKKALEGKEGNMENEIAVLHKIKHPNIVALDDIYESGGHLYLIMQLVSGGELFDRIVEKGFYTERDASRLIFQVLDAVKYLHDLGIVHRDLKPENLLYYSLDEDSKIMISDFGLSKMEDPSSVLSTACGTPGYVAPEVLAQKPYSKAVDCWSIGVIAYILLCGYPPFYDENDAKLFEQILKAEYEFDSPYWDDISDSAKDFIRHLMEKDPEKRFTCEQALQHPWIAGDTALDKNIHQSVSEQIKKNFAKSKWKQAFNATAVVRHMRRLHLGTSQEGQGHPASHGELLTPMAGGSVPGCCCRDCCVEPAQDLPSALPPQL, from the exons ATGCCGGGTGCCATGGAAGGCCCCAGCTGGAAGCAGGCGGAGGACATTCGGGACATGTACGACTTCCGGGATGTCCTGGGCAC GGGGGCCTTCTCCGAGGTCATCCTGGCAGAGGACAAGAGGACGCAGAAACTGGTGGCCATCAAGTGCATCGCCAAGAAGGCTCTGGAGGGCAAGGAGGGCAACATGGAGAACGAGATCGCAGTCCTGCACAA GATCAAGCACCCCAACATTGTCGCCCTGGATGACATCTATGAGAGTGGGGGTCACCTCTACCTCATCATGCAGCT TGTGTCGGGCGGGGAGCTGTTTGACCGAATCGTGGAGAAAGGCTTCTACACGGAGCGTGACGCCAGCCGCCTCATCTTCCAGGTGCTCGATGCCGTCAAGTACCTGCATGACCTGGGCATCGTGCACCGTGACCTCAAG cctgagaacctgctgtactacagcctggATGAAGACTCCAAGATCATGATCTCTGACTTCGGCCTCTCCAAGATGGAGGACCCCAGCAGTGTGCTCTCCACAGCCTGTGGGACCCCAGGATACGTGG CCCCAGAGGTGCTGGCCCAGAAGCCCTACAGCAAGGCGGTGGACTGCTGGTCCATTGGGGTCATTGCCTACATCCT GCTCTGCGGTTACCCCCCCTTCTACGATGAGAATGACGCCAAACTCTTTGAACAGATTTTGAAGGCCGAGTACGAGTTTGACTCTCCTTACTGGGACGACATCTCTGACTCTG CCAAAGATTTCATCCGGCACTTGATGGAGAAGGACCCAGAGAAGAGGTTCACCTGTGAGCAGGCCTTGCAGCACCCATG GATTGCAGGTGATACGGCGCTCGATAAGAACATCCACCAGTCGGTGAGCGAGCAGATCAAGAAGAACTTTGCCAAGAGCAAGTGGAAG CAAGCCTTCAATGCCACAGCTGTGGTCCGTCACATGAGGCGTCTGCATCTGGGCACCAGCCAGGAGGGACAGGGCCACCCGGCGAGCCACGGGGAGCTGCTGACACCCATGGCTGGGG GGTCAGTGCCAGGCTGCTGCTGCCGGGATTGCTGTGTGGAGCCGGCCCAGGACCTGCCCTCTGCACTGCCCCCCCAGCTCTAG
- the CAMK1 gene encoding calcium/calmodulin-dependent protein kinase type 1 isoform X2, which translates to MENEIAVLHKIKHPNIVALDDIYESGGHLYLIMQLVSGGELFDRIVEKGFYTERDASRLIFQVLDAVKYLHDLGIVHRDLKPENLLYYSLDEDSKIMISDFGLSKMEDPSSVLSTACGTPGYVAPEVLAQKPYSKAVDCWSIGVIAYILLCGYPPFYDENDAKLFEQILKAEYEFDSPYWDDISDSAKDFIRHLMEKDPEKRFTCEQALQHPWIAGDTALDKNIHQSVSEQIKKNFAKSKWKQAFNATAVVRHMRRLHLGTSQEGQGHPASHGELLTPMAGGSVPGCCCRDCCVEPAQDLPSALPPQL; encoded by the exons ATGGAGAACGAGATCGCAGTCCTGCACAA GATCAAGCACCCCAACATTGTCGCCCTGGATGACATCTATGAGAGTGGGGGTCACCTCTACCTCATCATGCAGCT TGTGTCGGGCGGGGAGCTGTTTGACCGAATCGTGGAGAAAGGCTTCTACACGGAGCGTGACGCCAGCCGCCTCATCTTCCAGGTGCTCGATGCCGTCAAGTACCTGCATGACCTGGGCATCGTGCACCGTGACCTCAAG cctgagaacctgctgtactacagcctggATGAAGACTCCAAGATCATGATCTCTGACTTCGGCCTCTCCAAGATGGAGGACCCCAGCAGTGTGCTCTCCACAGCCTGTGGGACCCCAGGATACGTGG CCCCAGAGGTGCTGGCCCAGAAGCCCTACAGCAAGGCGGTGGACTGCTGGTCCATTGGGGTCATTGCCTACATCCT GCTCTGCGGTTACCCCCCCTTCTACGATGAGAATGACGCCAAACTCTTTGAACAGATTTTGAAGGCCGAGTACGAGTTTGACTCTCCTTACTGGGACGACATCTCTGACTCTG CCAAAGATTTCATCCGGCACTTGATGGAGAAGGACCCAGAGAAGAGGTTCACCTGTGAGCAGGCCTTGCAGCACCCATG GATTGCAGGTGATACGGCGCTCGATAAGAACATCCACCAGTCGGTGAGCGAGCAGATCAAGAAGAACTTTGCCAAGAGCAAGTGGAAG CAAGCCTTCAATGCCACAGCTGTGGTCCGTCACATGAGGCGTCTGCATCTGGGCACCAGCCAGGAGGGACAGGGCCACCCGGCGAGCCACGGGGAGCTGCTGACACCCATGGCTGGGG GGTCAGTGCCAGGCTGCTGCTGCCGGGATTGCTGTGTGGAGCCGGCCCAGGACCTGCCCTCTGCACTGCCCCCCCAGCTCTAG